A stretch of the Malus sylvestris chromosome 10, drMalSylv7.2, whole genome shotgun sequence genome encodes the following:
- the LOC126587999 gene encoding N6-mAMP deaminase isoform X3, producing MEDWLSMPKVELHAHLNGSVRDSTLLELASVYGEKGVIVFSDVEHVIRKNDRSLTEVFRLFDLIHILTTDHKVITRITKEVIEDFASENVVYLELRTTPKNNASIGMSKHSYLEAVLEGIKAVTAVDVAFRPHSSDVGSQKNSSLINHTCSGSARKKIYVRLLLSIDRRETTEAAMETVKLALEMRDFGVVGIDLSGNPIVGEWLTFFPALKFAREQGLYITLHCGEVPNPKEIQAMLDFQPQRIGHACCFEEEEWKTLKSLSIPVEICLTSNIRTNTIPSLDVHHFADLYNAKHPLVICTDDSGVFSTSLSNEYNLAAAAFGLGKRELFQLARNSIDFVFADDGVKRELKEIVNSAENKLDL from the exons AGAACTTGCTAGTGTTTATGGTGAGAAGGGTGTCATAGTTTTCTCAGATGTGGAGCACGTTATTCGGAAAA ATGACCGTTCTTTAACCGAAGTGTTCAGGTTGTTTGACTTGATCCACATTCTTACCACTGACCACAAAGTTATCACAAGAATTACGAAAGAA GTTATTGAAGATTTTGCTTCTGAGAATGTTGTGTATCTGGAGCTAAGAACAACTCCCAAG AATAATGCGTCGATAGGAATGAGCAAGCACTCTTACTTGGAAGCAGTACTGGAGGGTATAAAGGCAGTCACTGCAGTTGATGTCGCTTTTAGGCCTCACAGTTCTGACGTTGGCAGTCAGAAGAATTCTTCGCTTATAAACCATACATGTAGCGGAAGTGCAAGAAAAAAGATTTATGTTAGGCTTCTTTTGAGCATTGACCGCCGGGAAACCACAGAGGCTGCTATGGAAACT GTGAAGCTTGCTCTGGAAATGAGAGATTTTGGGGTGGTTGGTATTGACCTTTCTGGAAACCCGATTGTGGGAGAATG GCTTACATTTTTTCCAGCCTTAAAATTTGCTAGAGAGCAGGGTCTTTATATAACCCTTCATTGTGGAGAG GTGCCTAATCCAAAGGAGATACAAGCAATGCTAGATTTTCAACCACAGAGGATTGGCCATGCCTGTTGCTTCGAGGAAGAGGAATGGAAGACTTTGAAATCTTTAAGTATTCCG GTTGAGATTTGTTTGACGTCCAACATTAGGACTAATACAATTCCGTCACTTGACGTACATCACTTTG CTGATCTGTATAATGCAAAACATCCTTTAGTCATCTGCACAGATGATTCCGGGGTGTTCTCTACTAGTCTTTCCAACGAGTACAACCTCGCTGCTGCTGCGTTTG GACTTGGAAAGAGGGAACTATTTCAGCTAGCAAGAAATTCAATCGACTTTGTATTTGCTGATGATGGAGTGAAGAGAGAATTGAAGGAAATCGTCAATTCCGCTGAAAATAAGCTAGATCTATGA
- the LOC126587999 gene encoding N6-mAMP deaminase isoform X1 — protein sequence MEDWLSMPKVELHAHLNGSVRDSTLLELASVYGEKGVIVFSDVEHVIRKNDRSLTEVFRLFDLIHILTTDHKVITRITKEVIEDFASENVVYLELRTTPKNNASIGMSKHSYLEAVLEGIKAVTAVDVAFRPHSSDVGSQKNSSLINHTCSGSARKKIYVRLLLSIDRRETTEAAMETVKLALEMRDFGVVGIDLSGNPIVGEWLTFFPALKFAREQGLYITLHCGEVPNPKEIQAMLDFQPQRIGHACCFEEEEWKTLKSLSIPVEICLTSNIRTNTIPSLDVHHFADLYNAKHPLVICTDDSGVFSTSLSNEYNLAAAAFGLGKRELFQLARNSIDFVFADDGVKRELKEIVNSAENKLDL from the exons ATGGAGGACTGGCTGTCAATGCCAAAGGTGGAACTTCACGCTCACCTCAACGGATCCGTCAGAGACTCCACTTTACT AGAACTTGCTAGTGTTTATGGTGAGAAGGGTGTCATAGTTTTCTCAGATGTGGAGCACGTTATTCGGAAAA ATGACCGTTCTTTAACCGAAGTGTTCAGGTTGTTTGACTTGATCCACATTCTTACCACTGACCACAAAGTTATCACAAGAATTACGAAAGAA GTTATTGAAGATTTTGCTTCTGAGAATGTTGTGTATCTGGAGCTAAGAACAACTCCCAAG AATAATGCGTCGATAGGAATGAGCAAGCACTCTTACTTGGAAGCAGTACTGGAGGGTATAAAGGCAGTCACTGCAGTTGATGTCGCTTTTAGGCCTCACAGTTCTGACGTTGGCAGTCAGAAGAATTCTTCGCTTATAAACCATACATGTAGCGGAAGTGCAAGAAAAAAGATTTATGTTAGGCTTCTTTTGAGCATTGACCGCCGGGAAACCACAGAGGCTGCTATGGAAACT GTGAAGCTTGCTCTGGAAATGAGAGATTTTGGGGTGGTTGGTATTGACCTTTCTGGAAACCCGATTGTGGGAGAATG GCTTACATTTTTTCCAGCCTTAAAATTTGCTAGAGAGCAGGGTCTTTATATAACCCTTCATTGTGGAGAG GTGCCTAATCCAAAGGAGATACAAGCAATGCTAGATTTTCAACCACAGAGGATTGGCCATGCCTGTTGCTTCGAGGAAGAGGAATGGAAGACTTTGAAATCTTTAAGTATTCCG GTTGAGATTTGTTTGACGTCCAACATTAGGACTAATACAATTCCGTCACTTGACGTACATCACTTTG CTGATCTGTATAATGCAAAACATCCTTTAGTCATCTGCACAGATGATTCCGGGGTGTTCTCTACTAGTCTTTCCAACGAGTACAACCTCGCTGCTGCTGCGTTTG GACTTGGAAAGAGGGAACTATTTCAGCTAGCAAGAAATTCAATCGACTTTGTATTTGCTGATGATGGAGTGAAGAGAGAATTGAAGGAAATCGTCAATTCCGCTGAAAATAAGCTAGATCTATGA
- the LOC126587999 gene encoding N6-mAMP deaminase isoform X4 — MEDWLSMPNVELHAHLNGSVRDSTLLELASVYGEKGVIVFSDVEHVIRKNDRSLTEVFRLFDLIHILTTDHKVITRITKEVIEDFASENVVYLELRTTPKNNASIGMSKHSYLEAVLEGIKAVTAVDVAFRPHSSDVGSQKNSSLINHTCSGSARKKIYVRLLLSIDRRETTEAAMETVKLALEMRDFGVVGIDLSGNPIVGEWLTFFPALKFAREQGLYITLHCGEVPNPKEIQAMLDFQPQRIGHACCFEEEEWKTLKSLSIPVEICLTSNIRTNTIPSLDVHHFADLYNAKHPLVICTDDSGVFSTSLSNEYNLAAAAFGLGKRELFQLARNSIDFVFADDGVKRELKEIVNSAENKLDL; from the exons AGAACTTGCTAGTGTTTATGGTGAGAAGGGTGTCATAGTTTTCTCAGATGTGGAGCACGTTATTCGGAAAA ATGACCGTTCTTTAACCGAAGTGTTCAGGTTGTTTGACTTGATCCACATTCTTACCACTGACCACAAAGTTATCACAAGAATTACGAAAGAA GTTATTGAAGATTTTGCTTCTGAGAATGTTGTGTATCTGGAGCTAAGAACAACTCCCAAG AATAATGCGTCGATAGGAATGAGCAAGCACTCTTACTTGGAAGCAGTACTGGAGGGTATAAAGGCAGTCACTGCAGTTGATGTCGCTTTTAGGCCTCACAGTTCTGACGTTGGCAGTCAGAAGAATTCTTCGCTTATAAACCATACATGTAGCGGAAGTGCAAGAAAAAAGATTTATGTTAGGCTTCTTTTGAGCATTGACCGCCGGGAAACCACAGAGGCTGCTATGGAAACT GTGAAGCTTGCTCTGGAAATGAGAGATTTTGGGGTGGTTGGTATTGACCTTTCTGGAAACCCGATTGTGGGAGAATG GCTTACATTTTTTCCAGCCTTAAAATTTGCTAGAGAGCAGGGTCTTTATATAACCCTTCATTGTGGAGAG GTGCCTAATCCAAAGGAGATACAAGCAATGCTAGATTTTCAACCACAGAGGATTGGCCATGCCTGTTGCTTCGAGGAAGAGGAATGGAAGACTTTGAAATCTTTAAGTATTCCG GTTGAGATTTGTTTGACGTCCAACATTAGGACTAATACAATTCCGTCACTTGACGTACATCACTTTG CTGATCTGTATAATGCAAAACATCCTTTAGTCATCTGCACAGATGATTCCGGGGTGTTCTCTACTAGTCTTTCCAACGAGTACAACCTCGCTGCTGCTGCGTTTG GACTTGGAAAGAGGGAACTATTTCAGCTAGCAAGAAATTCAATCGACTTTGTATTTGCTGATGATGGAGTGAAGAGAGAATTGAAGGAAATCGTCAATTCCGCTGAAAATAAGCTAGATCTATGA